Proteins encoded together in one Thalassotalea crassostreae window:
- a CDS encoding M36 family metallopeptidase has translation MLYRKLNVVLAISSALSVNALAATVQHSFNDNNQLLSASSSQSVVKPEQMKNLSNEFGKNTVQWFEQSQPNEAQLNLVVDKTAQIQKAGKRVFAKIASKHGYIDNGASDSVVAQIHDTGKGPIIVKYKQQVNGVDVIGSEINIIMNQQLGLVASTGTFATINGGAQSQSSTLLKSSKSAIIQAYLESNVNVNASDLDNVVSDNGFDTYKVVNQSDFVDGKSWAIDNAAAKFVYYPTGRGVEAAYMINVSTVDSQTQESTMQGYFISARDLRVLHKGSLQANHEYRYKVYADDTSPYRPFDTPTSIEASPYPNGVDPHAYGLYTDHLVEDQYVSVINTGISTNDPWLEPYQIVADGNNVRAMADVVAPEGFTIAKEGDPQRDFYLTTSAPGTFNYSYNYNLPASDPHNIRSALTQLFYVNNYMHNIWYDAGFDEQSGNAQKDNYGRGGLGNDSLEARVDFNGANNASMMTPPDGQTPVMRMYTWGLYELLFDVRGLIGQEEGDIFSPDRFGRSVFGPSTFEMIDDPDTEIVENELAYAFDDEGVAADLCEPAINAEEIAGKIAVISRGECSFLQKSLNAQKAGAVGYFVYNHVKQGQENSAGQIGGVINMGLGPNDDASDVTIPGVFLSYEDAENILLSLDAGNSVTIDVVVKTDQNHSAFDTTIVSHEWGHYLTNRLIHNGFGLMQWQGASMGEGWSDFIAMMLQLKESDRNILGNELFQGHNPMSTFVGRNLIGNISFKEGIRRYPYTTDMNINPLTLGHIAFSAELPREVGTYYSGQYIPNNEVHAAGEVWASALWDVYIALHNERRDLSFDMIETRMKEYLVASLKVTPYWPTYIEARDALLAVTAATDEKDFDIMVRAFAKRGFGLGAVAPERTDALFEQVVESFATSYPAFSVEDISADYQFIGDIGAYCDLDESFDVGETVKITMKLKDLSREPFTGTKAIINTIDDVTISQNGVVRPDNVLNIDFSGEYGSYVDFSFEMTLHSAEPMSTVRFDLAFENTEVDVLMPPAGSAWMSAQTDILANQNNLTRFENNIAVDADWLPVTENVSVESYGVAVFPWLLDSKFGSDALDIRQEQMFWGGASPTRAFTALESPEVEVNESGEFKFEFFHIHEFEVADYRAAESLDDAPWIREYWDGGVIEVSVNGGEWQDVTSLNAHMSSPYTNVLHGTFTESEAKAQNPLGYRMAYTGSTNPKGELVTITIPEGQVNGKRVKVRFAIGTDEQSPTLGWFIDDFEFFNTVKPAFSIAVAEQGESCGNRAPMINTVNRITVDEKDSAGNQSLISTSASAIEFDNEAVTFTWEQLSGPTAEFTQSNDGNLSFVSPIISRNSLLIFKVTATDASGNEKSETVEIIVRDVNVAPTSQGADMTVKEGALVVINSVTEDLDGDSLTFNWQQVSGDAVEFDGAKSDAIEFVAPNITETTTVSFEMTASDSDKSTTSTYTVTIEPYSSNVSSSGSFGWILGVFTLMFAIRQRYALTLSNNK, from the coding sequence ATGTTATATAGAAAATTAAATGTTGTGTTAGCGATTAGTAGTGCATTGTCCGTTAATGCGCTAGCTGCAACAGTTCAGCATTCGTTTAACGACAATAATCAGTTGCTATCCGCTTCTTCAAGTCAGTCTGTTGTTAAACCTGAGCAAATGAAAAATCTTAGCAATGAATTTGGCAAAAATACGGTGCAATGGTTTGAGCAATCGCAACCCAATGAAGCACAGCTAAACTTGGTTGTTGATAAAACTGCACAAATACAAAAAGCTGGAAAGCGAGTGTTTGCGAAAATTGCTAGCAAACATGGCTATATCGATAATGGTGCCAGTGATTCGGTCGTTGCACAAATACATGACACCGGTAAAGGGCCGATCATTGTAAAGTACAAACAACAAGTAAATGGCGTTGATGTTATTGGTAGTGAAATAAACATCATAATGAATCAACAACTAGGACTTGTTGCAAGTACTGGTACATTTGCAACGATTAACGGTGGCGCACAATCTCAATCTTCTACGCTGCTAAAATCTTCGAAAAGCGCAATTATACAGGCTTATTTAGAAAGTAATGTAAACGTTAATGCGTCGGATTTAGATAATGTTGTTAGCGATAACGGTTTTGATACCTATAAAGTTGTTAACCAATCTGACTTTGTTGATGGCAAATCATGGGCCATAGATAATGCTGCTGCTAAATTTGTTTATTACCCAACAGGGCGCGGCGTAGAAGCCGCTTATATGATTAATGTCTCAACGGTAGATTCTCAAACTCAAGAAAGTACCATGCAAGGGTACTTTATCTCAGCACGAGACTTACGAGTTCTTCACAAAGGTTCTTTGCAAGCAAACCATGAATATCGTTATAAAGTATATGCAGATGATACCTCGCCTTATCGACCATTTGATACGCCTACAAGCATTGAAGCGTCACCTTATCCTAATGGAGTTGACCCTCATGCCTACGGTTTATACACCGACCACCTTGTAGAAGACCAATACGTTTCAGTAATTAATACTGGTATAAGTACTAATGACCCATGGCTAGAACCGTATCAAATAGTCGCTGATGGCAACAATGTTCGTGCGATGGCTGATGTTGTCGCGCCTGAAGGCTTTACCATTGCCAAAGAGGGCGACCCACAGCGAGACTTTTATTTAACTACGAGTGCTCCAGGCACATTTAATTATTCTTATAATTACAATTTGCCAGCATCGGATCCTCATAATATTCGCTCAGCCCTTACTCAGTTGTTTTATGTAAACAACTATATGCATAATATTTGGTATGACGCAGGCTTTGATGAACAATCAGGAAATGCGCAAAAAGACAATTATGGTCGTGGTGGTTTAGGTAATGATTCCCTAGAAGCTCGAGTCGACTTCAACGGTGCTAATAATGCGTCAATGATGACACCTCCTGATGGTCAAACGCCTGTCATGCGCATGTATACATGGGGCTTATATGAGTTACTTTTTGATGTAAGAGGACTTATTGGCCAAGAAGAAGGGGACATTTTTTCTCCGGATCGTTTTGGTCGTTCAGTATTTGGTCCTTCTACGTTTGAAATGATCGATGATCCAGATACCGAAATAGTTGAAAATGAACTCGCTTATGCTTTTGATGACGAAGGGGTCGCGGCAGATTTATGTGAACCAGCAATTAATGCTGAAGAGATAGCGGGTAAAATTGCTGTTATTTCTCGTGGTGAATGTAGCTTCTTACAAAAGTCTTTAAATGCTCAAAAAGCTGGTGCCGTAGGTTACTTTGTTTATAACCATGTAAAACAAGGTCAAGAAAACAGTGCAGGTCAAATTGGTGGCGTTATCAATATGGGCTTAGGGCCAAATGACGATGCTTCAGATGTAACAATTCCAGGTGTGTTTTTATCCTATGAAGATGCTGAAAATATTCTGTTGTCACTTGATGCCGGTAATAGCGTGACGATCGATGTTGTTGTTAAGACAGATCAGAATCACAGTGCATTTGATACCACCATAGTAAGTCACGAGTGGGGGCACTATTTAACTAACCGTTTAATCCACAATGGTTTTGGTTTAATGCAATGGCAGGGCGCTTCAATGGGTGAAGGTTGGAGTGACTTTATCGCGATGATGTTGCAACTGAAAGAATCTGACCGAAATATTCTAGGTAATGAGTTATTCCAAGGTCATAACCCAATGTCTACATTTGTCGGCCGAAATCTTATCGGTAATATCTCATTTAAAGAAGGCATTCGTCGTTACCCATACACAACGGACATGAATATTAACCCATTAACATTAGGTCATATCGCTTTTAGTGCGGAACTACCGCGTGAAGTGGGTACCTATTATAGCGGTCAATATATTCCAAATAACGAAGTACACGCGGCAGGTGAAGTTTGGGCTTCTGCTTTATGGGATGTATATATCGCATTGCATAATGAACGTCGCGATTTGAGTTTCGATATGATTGAAACTCGCATGAAAGAATACTTAGTAGCTAGCTTAAAAGTAACGCCTTATTGGCCAACTTATATTGAAGCTCGTGATGCGCTTTTAGCGGTAACAGCAGCTACGGACGAGAAAGACTTCGATATCATGGTGCGTGCCTTTGCGAAACGAGGATTTGGATTAGGAGCGGTTGCACCGGAGCGTACCGATGCTTTGTTTGAACAAGTCGTTGAAAGTTTTGCCACCTCTTATCCTGCGTTTTCTGTAGAAGATATCAGCGCCGATTATCAATTTATTGGTGACATTGGCGCCTATTGTGATCTTGACGAGTCATTTGATGTTGGTGAGACCGTTAAAATCACAATGAAGTTGAAAGACTTAAGTCGAGAGCCATTTACCGGCACTAAAGCCATCATCAATACCATTGACGATGTCACTATCAGTCAAAACGGAGTCGTTCGCCCTGATAATGTATTAAACATTGATTTTTCAGGTGAATACGGTAGTTACGTTGATTTTTCTTTCGAAATGACACTACATAGTGCTGAGCCTATGTCGACAGTACGTTTTGATCTAGCCTTTGAAAACACGGAAGTTGATGTGTTAATGCCGCCTGCGGGCAGTGCCTGGATGAGTGCGCAAACGGATATCCTAGCAAATCAGAATAATCTCACGCGTTTTGAAAATAATATAGCCGTGGATGCTGATTGGCTGCCAGTGACGGAAAATGTGTCTGTAGAATCTTATGGTGTTGCCGTGTTCCCTTGGTTACTCGATAGCAAATTTGGTTCTGATGCACTTGATATTCGTCAAGAGCAAATGTTCTGGGGCGGCGCTAGCCCAACTCGCGCTTTTACTGCCCTTGAGTCACCAGAAGTTGAAGTAAACGAAAGCGGTGAATTTAAATTTGAGTTTTTCCATATCCATGAATTTGAAGTTGCCGATTACAGAGCTGCCGAATCGTTAGATGACGCGCCATGGATCCGCGAATATTGGGACGGCGGCGTTATTGAAGTAAGTGTTAACGGTGGTGAATGGCAAGATGTCACTAGCCTAAATGCTCATATGTCTTCACCGTATACCAATGTTCTACATGGCACGTTCACTGAGAGTGAAGCAAAAGCGCAAAATCCATTAGGCTATCGTATGGCTTACACCGGCTCGACAAACCCGAAAGGTGAATTAGTTACCATTACTATTCCTGAAGGCCAAGTCAATGGTAAACGTGTAAAAGTCCGCTTTGCCATTGGTACCGATGAACAATCCCCTACCTTAGGTTGGTTTATCGATGATTTCGAATTTTTTAACACCGTTAAACCTGCGTTTTCTATCGCGGTAGCTGAACAAGGTGAAAGCTGTGGCAATCGAGCACCTATGATCAATACTGTGAATCGCATCACCGTTGATGAAAAAGACAGTGCTGGCAATCAGTCGTTAATCTCAACATCGGCATCAGCTATTGAGTTTGATAATGAAGCAGTGACATTCACCTGGGAGCAATTATCAGGTCCAACTGCCGAATTTACACAATCAAATGATGGCAACCTTAGTTTTGTTTCGCCGATTATCAGCAGAAATTCATTGCTGATATTTAAAGTAACTGCAACAGATGCGTCTGGTAACGAAAAATCTGAGACAGTTGAAATTATTGTGCGTGACGTTAACGTCGCACCTACTTCTCAAGGCGCTGATATGACAGTAAAAGAAGGTGCATTAGTGGTGATTAATTCCGTCACTGAAGACCTTGATGGAGACAGTTTAACTTTCAATTGGCAGCAAGTGTCTGGTGACGCAGTTGAATTTGATGGTGCGAAATCTGACGCCATTGAATTTGTTGCCCCAAACATTACTGAAACAACGACAGTTTCCTTTGAAATGACGGCTAGTGACAGTGATAAATCGACGACTTCGACTTATACGGTAACAATCGAGCCATACAGTTCTAATGTTTCGAGTAGCGGTAGTTTCGGCTGGATTTTAGGTGTATTCACACTAATGTTCGCAATTCGTCAACGTTATGCGTTGACCCTTTCTAATAATAAATAA
- a CDS encoding FG-GAP-like repeat-containing protein: MSGKIFTSKLVRALMCLMSSTLIACGGSGGSDSKIDNNVSVNNQPEISALTEHQISEFQYFELILQVSDADDDSLSVEVTGLPSWLTFDANNLQIYGKATAQSAGVYSDITFTVSDGELSDSVTIALTVVDAVQLSGKVIDGYISGAIVYVDLNNNGQYDENSEPNALSNAQGGFSLIVDEFNINKVQTSFIRAYIGNGADDISRNTDDFSSKPLTLTYSPLMALSVATPVVENINITPFTHLIAEQLRVLIDEQQAISEAQIIQLKQQATDNIASRLALSQQQLNSDYFSSSTNLSDEKRQWMKSFSTWQFEQLHELQNKALDSDNNGVANALDADVDGDQVANIYDHFPLDNRESVDTDLDGIGNNRDTDDDNDSVIDSEDDFPLDSRYSKATDLDNDGWPQGQDVDDENSSLPIEEFVDTDGDGYADNGGLAPDNDDDNDSVIDSEDAFPLEPNESKDTDFDGIGNNQDKDDDGDLVADYDDAFPLDANESKDSDGDGIGNNADPDDDNDGIIDELDETPVGEPPANEIASSLRFIDSTEQSELQKYWGVSDLANYQQEHDLIVQHVHGGIASGDFDLDGDIDLFIIGGDKTRAQLYKNLGNGLYEDIAEIAGVNISGKYSGPSFADTDGDGDLDLFVGGIGGNKSKLFVNQGNGTFTEKLAAVPIQAKHTISSTFADYDRDGDLDLVISHYGTSNEQLSDHLWLNSGNNEFIPYNVNASLKDTNIAGYRNNIEMSFSPSFADFDNDQYADLFMVSDYLQSSYFSNAKNGTFIERTPDLGFNIDDLQGMGSAIADFDNDGDLDAFVTSIFSYLIDSGSLLYSGNKFLQNNGSGEFNDISYISGTFDSGWAWGTCAADFNNDGLMDIFVTNGYFINFPDSKGHELNSEDTVKLFINQGNNKFVAVKAESGLTDQGQGRAVSCLDDDNDGDIDIVLTNHNVVGNSIKRYQNNNGNSLGNYLQITLKSSSSNSHAIGARVYLKTITNEQMREVNINSNFTSHNPSQLHFGLGKQTEIETIKIVWPNGEIQYLQDIAVNQSLLVEQVLSN, from the coding sequence ATGTCTGGCAAAATTTTCACATCAAAATTAGTTAGAGCACTTATGTGTTTAATGTCATCTACCTTAATTGCATGTGGCGGCTCAGGTGGTTCTGATAGCAAAATCGATAATAATGTTAGCGTTAATAATCAACCTGAAATTTCTGCATTAACCGAACATCAAATATCTGAATTTCAATACTTTGAATTAATACTGCAAGTTAGTGATGCCGACGACGACTCATTGAGCGTAGAGGTTACCGGTTTACCTTCATGGCTTACATTTGATGCCAATAATTTACAAATTTATGGTAAGGCAACTGCACAGAGCGCTGGGGTTTACAGTGATATAACATTCACCGTAAGCGATGGCGAGTTATCGGATAGTGTAACCATTGCTTTAACGGTTGTCGATGCGGTGCAGCTTAGTGGAAAGGTGATCGATGGTTATATCTCTGGAGCCATCGTTTATGTCGATTTAAACAATAATGGTCAGTATGACGAAAATAGTGAACCCAATGCACTTAGTAATGCACAAGGCGGATTTTCGCTAATTGTAGATGAGTTTAATATTAATAAGGTCCAAACTTCATTTATTAGAGCTTATATAGGTAATGGTGCCGATGATATCAGCCGCAATACTGATGACTTTAGTAGTAAACCGCTGACATTGACTTATTCGCCTTTAATGGCACTGTCAGTTGCAACGCCTGTTGTTGAGAATATAAACATAACGCCTTTTACTCATCTTATTGCCGAGCAACTTCGCGTGCTAATTGATGAACAACAGGCAATTTCTGAAGCACAAATTATCCAGTTAAAGCAGCAAGCGACTGATAATATTGCATCGCGCTTGGCGTTGAGTCAGCAACAGCTTAATAGTGATTACTTCTCTTCATCGACAAACTTATCAGATGAAAAACGTCAATGGATGAAGTCATTTTCAACTTGGCAGTTCGAACAACTACATGAACTACAAAACAAAGCATTGGATAGTGACAATAATGGCGTAGCCAATGCACTTGATGCCGATGTCGACGGCGATCAAGTTGCCAATATATATGATCATTTTCCTTTAGATAATCGCGAGAGTGTCGATACCGATTTAGATGGAATTGGCAATAATCGAGATACTGATGATGATAATGATAGCGTCATTGATAGTGAAGATGACTTTCCTCTCGACTCGCGCTATTCAAAAGCCACGGATTTAGATAATGATGGTTGGCCACAAGGCCAAGATGTTGATGACGAAAATTCGTCTTTACCTATCGAGGAATTTGTTGATACTGACGGCGATGGTTATGCTGATAATGGCGGCCTTGCACCGGATAATGACGATGACAATGATAGTGTTATCGATAGTGAAGATGCCTTTCCATTAGAACCAAACGAATCAAAGGATACTGATTTTGACGGCATTGGTAATAACCAAGATAAAGATGATGACGGTGATTTAGTTGCCGACTATGACGACGCGTTTCCACTTGATGCCAATGAATCAAAAGATAGTGATGGTGATGGTATTGGCAACAACGCCGATCCGGATGATGACAACGACGGCATAATAGATGAACTTGATGAAACGCCTGTTGGCGAGCCACCAGCAAATGAAATAGCTAGTAGTTTAAGGTTTATTGACTCAACTGAGCAAAGCGAATTACAAAAATATTGGGGAGTGTCTGATCTCGCTAATTACCAACAAGAGCATGACTTAATTGTGCAACATGTTCACGGCGGTATCGCTAGTGGCGATTTTGATTTAGATGGTGATATAGATTTATTTATCATAGGTGGTGATAAAACTAGAGCTCAATTATATAAAAATCTTGGTAATGGATTGTATGAAGATATTGCAGAAATTGCTGGTGTAAACATTAGCGGCAAATACAGCGGCCCAAGTTTTGCTGATACAGACGGCGATGGTGATTTAGATTTATTTGTCGGCGGTATAGGTGGTAATAAATCTAAGCTATTCGTAAACCAAGGAAATGGAACGTTTACCGAAAAGCTTGCAGCTGTGCCGATCCAAGCAAAACATACTATATCTTCTACATTTGCAGATTATGATCGTGATGGCGATTTAGATTTAGTTATCAGCCACTATGGCACTAGTAATGAGCAATTGAGTGATCACTTATGGCTAAATAGTGGCAACAATGAGTTCATTCCTTACAATGTTAATGCAAGTCTTAAGGACACTAATATAGCCGGTTATCGTAACAATATAGAAATGAGTTTCTCACCTAGTTTTGCAGATTTTGATAACGACCAATATGCAGATCTATTTATGGTCTCAGACTACCTTCAAAGCAGTTATTTCTCTAATGCTAAGAACGGCACATTTATTGAGAGAACCCCTGACTTAGGTTTTAATATTGACGATCTTCAAGGTATGGGAAGTGCGATCGCTGACTTTGATAATGATGGTGATTTAGATGCATTTGTCACTAGCATATTTTCTTATCTGATCGATTCAGGATCTTTGCTTTATTCAGGCAATAAATTTCTTCAAAATAACGGTAGCGGAGAATTCAACGATATCTCCTACATATCAGGAACATTTGATTCTGGGTGGGCATGGGGCACCTGTGCCGCAGACTTTAATAATGATGGCTTAATGGATATTTTCGTTACCAATGGCTACTTCATAAACTTTCCTGATTCAAAGGGCCATGAACTTAATAGTGAAGACACAGTTAAGTTATTTATCAATCAAGGCAATAATAAATTTGTTGCGGTTAAGGCCGAAAGCGGCTTGACCGATCAAGGGCAAGGCCGAGCGGTATCATGTTTAGATGACGACAATGATGGGGATATTGATATTGTATTAACCAACCATAATGTTGTTGGAAACTCGATTAAACGCTATCAAAATAATAATGGCAATAGTTTAGGTAATTACCTGCAAATAACGCTTAAATCCTCTTCTTCAAATAGTCATGCCATCGGCGCTAGAGTTTATCTAAAAACGATAACTAACGAACAAATGCGTGAAGTTAATATCAACAGTAACTTTACCTCCCATAACCCAAGCCAATTGCATTTTGGTTTAGGTAAGCAAACAGAAATAGAGACAATCAAAATTGTTTGGCCAAATGGCGAAATTCAATATCTGCAAGATATCGCAGTGAATCAGTCGTTGTTGGTCGAACAAGTCCTGAGTAATTAA
- a CDS encoding TonB-dependent receptor has protein sequence MNNLLMTKRFSKTLVAATVVAALSSPVAMADTTTGHIAGQTISAQDMPVNGVEITIINTQTGYSKSIMSDEDGKFRFPLLPAGIYNIYATKDGFMVTEQEGVNVGVGGKTVIDLAMNEEGMERIEVRASTIAAIDVTKTESGLVISKDELELLPVPRDMNSVALLAAGNNKGDSAFGNLVSFGGSSVAENAYYIDGINITDSRTGLGQSDLPWEMYESFEIKTGGFSAEYGRAVGIISATTKSGTNEFHGGVNARYIPDSLREDRPDVLRNDVGAELYGTDYFTINHGRTYEKTDLDVWASGPIIKDKLFFYAIYNPLFETRENASLWSYTETDSSDALWATKFNWNISSDHRLDFTYFNDERDYEISSRPYDLSNKRIGQYYFHGRVVEPVAGNTNPRYKSTVGGENYSLKYTGYLTEDLTMTAMIGHNETGSSDRSLNNEEQTRIVDGKTGIILYGPSTNSYGSSRDSRDQYRVDFDYYLGDHSLRFGIDVEELESYVDRHQYGQGSYTFTLSTDNMVNFLEGNSDYIYQLDSNIVSSVDLNNNGTYETENFALYIQDEWQVTDDVTINMGLRYDEFTNKNINGDDFITMDGQIAPRLALAWDVFGDGESKFTASYGRFYLPVATNTNIRLAGEELYIINRDTQNEPIPQSEFENISEILGDPERTLIAADGTLNDTRQLVDKNIDPMYQDEFMLSFEQSIEDYVWGVRATYRDLGSSIEDVTVQDGLAAYLDAEFGESCAACAPSQAAMYVLTNPGNDVSIWVDSDNYVDQDGNLVEGPKAGRQITIPNEYLKYPEAKRQYIAWDLKFERPWQNDYTFSAKYTWSHSWGNSEGLVDSDLGQRDAGATQSFDYAALMDHSYGDLPNDRRHTLKVNGAYRIDDNWTVGVNATWQTGRPNNCFGYHPGGEGTDVPEIYGPTSFYCEEEVIDPDSDPENPSYIAESVPSPRASKGRTPNTFTLDLSLTYSTEIYGFDTTAQLQVQNLFNEITPTSYYETGEVNNITLPRLKEINPDLIANENPDYGLVTSTTAPRYVEFSVSAKF, from the coding sequence ATGAATAATTTATTAATGACAAAAAGGTTTTCTAAAACCTTAGTTGCCGCAACGGTCGTTGCGGCGTTATCTTCGCCAGTTGCTATGGCGGACACCACGACTGGTCATATCGCCGGTCAAACTATTTCTGCACAGGACATGCCGGTTAATGGTGTTGAAATCACCATTATTAATACTCAAACAGGGTATTCAAAATCAATCATGTCCGATGAAGACGGAAAGTTTCGTTTTCCATTATTACCCGCCGGAATTTATAACATTTACGCCACTAAAGACGGCTTTATGGTTACAGAGCAAGAAGGTGTAAACGTTGGTGTTGGCGGTAAAACAGTAATCGATTTAGCGATGAATGAAGAAGGCATGGAGCGCATCGAAGTTCGCGCTTCTACAATTGCCGCTATCGATGTGACTAAAACTGAATCAGGATTAGTGATCTCTAAAGATGAACTTGAACTATTGCCAGTACCTCGGGATATGAACTCAGTAGCATTACTTGCCGCTGGCAATAACAAAGGTGACTCAGCGTTTGGTAACTTAGTCTCTTTCGGTGGTTCATCGGTTGCGGAAAATGCCTATTACATTGATGGTATCAACATTACCGACTCAAGAACTGGTTTAGGTCAAAGTGATCTCCCTTGGGAAATGTATGAAAGCTTTGAAATTAAAACGGGTGGCTTTTCGGCTGAATATGGTCGCGCGGTCGGCATTATAAGTGCGACAACTAAAAGTGGTACAAATGAATTCCATGGTGGTGTAAACGCCAGATATATTCCTGACAGTTTGCGTGAAGACCGACCTGATGTACTAAGAAATGACGTTGGCGCAGAGTTATACGGCACCGACTACTTTACCATCAACCACGGTCGTACTTACGAAAAAACTGATTTAGATGTATGGGCAAGCGGCCCAATCATCAAAGACAAATTGTTTTTCTATGCAATTTACAACCCGCTGTTCGAAACGCGCGAAAACGCAAGCCTTTGGTCATATACTGAAACCGACAGTAGTGATGCATTGTGGGCAACCAAGTTTAACTGGAACATTAGTAGCGATCACCGTTTAGATTTTACTTATTTTAATGATGAACGAGACTACGAAATAAGCTCTCGTCCTTATGATTTATCAAATAAAAGAATAGGGCAATATTACTTCCACGGTCGCGTTGTAGAGCCGGTAGCGGGTAATACTAACCCTCGTTATAAAAGCACTGTTGGTGGTGAAAACTATTCATTAAAGTACACCGGTTATCTTACCGAAGATCTGACAATGACAGCAATGATAGGTCATAACGAAACGGGAAGTTCCGATCGCTCATTAAACAATGAAGAACAAACACGTATTGTTGATGGTAAAACTGGGATTATTCTCTACGGTCCATCAACGAACTCATATGGTAGTTCTCGCGATTCCCGCGATCAGTATCGTGTTGATTTTGATTACTATTTAGGTGATCACAGCTTACGTTTTGGTATCGATGTAGAAGAGCTTGAGTCTTATGTTGACAGGCATCAATACGGTCAAGGCTCTTACACATTTACCTTGAGCACCGATAATATGGTTAACTTCCTTGAAGGCAATTCAGACTATATTTATCAGCTTGATAGCAATATTGTCAGCTCTGTCGACCTTAATAACAATGGTACTTACGAGACTGAAAACTTTGCCTTGTATATTCAAGATGAATGGCAAGTTACCGACGACGTTACCATAAATATGGGCTTACGTTACGATGAATTTACCAATAAAAATATCAATGGTGATGACTTTATTACTATGGATGGTCAGATCGCACCACGCTTAGCTCTAGCTTGGGATGTGTTTGGCGATGGCGAAAGCAAATTTACCGCATCCTACGGCCGTTTCTACTTGCCAGTAGCCACCAACACCAATATTCGACTCGCTGGTGAAGAGCTGTATATTATTAACAGGGACACTCAAAACGAACCTATACCACAATCAGAATTTGAAAATATTTCTGAGATATTAGGCGACCCTGAGCGTACGTTAATTGCCGCAGATGGTACGCTAAATGATACTCGTCAATTGGTTGATAAGAATATCGATCCTATGTATCAAGATGAGTTTATGCTGTCATTTGAGCAATCAATTGAGGATTATGTATGGGGCGTGCGTGCAACTTATCGTGATTTAGGTAGTTCGATTGAAGACGTTACTGTACAAGATGGCTTAGCAGCATACCTTGACGCTGAATTTGGCGAATCTTGTGCAGCTTGTGCTCCTTCACAAGCGGCAATGTACGTATTAACCAATCCAGGTAATGATGTATCAATTTGGGTTGATAGCGATAATTATGTTGATCAAGATGGTAACTTGGTTGAAGGTCCAAAAGCTGGCCGCCAAATAACCATTCCTAATGAATACTTAAAATATCCTGAAGCGAAACGTCAATATATTGCATGGGATTTAAAGTTTGAACGTCCATGGCAAAATGACTATACCTTCTCGGCCAAATATACTTGGTCGCATTCTTGGGGTAACTCAGAAGGCCTTGTTGACTCTGATTTAGGGCAACGAGATGCGGGGGCAACACAAAGTTTTGACTACGCAGCATTAATGGATCATTCATACGGTGATTTACCAAATGATAGACGTCATACATTAAAAGTGAATGGTGCTTATCGCATAGATGATAACTGGACAGTCGGTGTTAATGCGACTTGGCAAACCGGACGTCCGAACAACTGTTTTGGTTATCACCCTGGCGGTGAAGGAACGGATGTTCCAGAAATTTATGGGCCAACATCTTTTTATTGTGAGGAAGAAGTAATAGATCCGGACAGCGATCCAGAAAATCCTTCGTATATTGCTGAATCGGTGCCAAGTCCAAGGGCTTCTAAAGGACGCACACCAAATACCTTTACCCTAGATTTAAGTTTAACTTATTCAACAGAAATCTATGGTTTCGATACAACGGCTCAGCTACAAGTGCAAAACCTGTTTAACGAAATAACACCGACAAGTTATTACGAAACAGGGGAAGTGAACAACATTACTCTACCGCGTTTAAAAGAGATTAACCCGGATTTGATTGCCAATGAAAACCCAGATTACGGGTTGGTTACATCAACGACAGCGCCTCGATACGTAGAGTTTTCAGTATCAGCTAAATTCTAA